The stretch of DNA TATTCAAACTTTTTCATATTACGGACTGTAGTAACTGAAAATTATCTTCCGACGATTCAAGATCCTGTAAATCCTCAAAGTGATTAGGCAAACTGTTTATATTTGTAGGGCACCTATGTGtaatctttatatttttatttatttttgcgcTATTCTGCAGTCTATACCTATATAATGTATAGACTGGCAATGTACAAAGGTAGCATATATTGAACATTTTGtagaagagatctcttttagcgataagtaaattaagtacttacctgtaAATGTATGCAATAAAAGTATCCATTAATTCTACTTCAGTATGTACTTACAGGTGCACCTGGTAAACCCGGCTCTCCGCGGTTGCCTTGAGGTCCCGGAGATCCTACGGGGCCAGGTTTCCCTTCAGGCCCCGGTGGGCCCGGGGGTCCTTCTTTCCCGACTTCTCCCGGAGCACCAATCTCGCCTGGAGTACCAGGTATCCCAGACGAGCCTTGTGGCCCCGGTGGACCTGGTTCTCCACTGGGTCCTTGTGGCCCTATAGGCCCCAGGGGTCCTGCTAGACCAACCGCTCCTGGTTCACCCTAATTGCATAAATACGGATTAATAATGACGCtactatgctggactgggagctaACTTAAATACAGAAGGAACGTGCTTAGCTGCTTATCTTTCCGGGTATATCGTAAAAACTGATATATGAATTGTTATATCTAATATGGGCGATGGGCGTATCACTTGTTACATAAGATTATCATAACTATCATAGGACTGCTAAGTCTTCTGGATATTCTTTTTGGATCTGGAGATGTACATTATTTGTTTCCTGGTATTTTATTAACTTACTGTAGGACCTCGTTCCCCTGGAGGACCGGGTAAACCCGCTTTCCCGTCGGACCCCGGAGGTCCGATTGCTCCAGGAAATCCCCGAACACCCTCTATTCCTTGAGGACCCCGCTCTCCTATAGGACCGGGTGACCCTGGTTGTCCCGTGTCACCTTTAGGACCTGGGGCGCCGTCTGAACCACGACGTCCTCGAGGACCTCTGTAACCCTGGTACAAgatgaaatatattattttatattatgtttatatatttgtatatatatcTATTTGGTGTAATATTATTGCTTGCTGCATTGCATAGCGAGCCAGGTAAGCGTACCAAGCAGACCAGGCTTCGGAATTGTGTCTTCGCTTTTATACACAATCCTGCACCCCGGTTCGGTTGTCCCGCTTAAGCGGCTCTGTTGTACTCGTATCAAGTTTCAaaggttattttttaaattgtattgtatttacttACTCTTGGTCCACCTTCGCCGCGATCTCCTGGGGATCCTGGCAAGCCCTGTGAAAAGTTACGTTTTAATTGTAATTGAGTCATGCGTATATCTCAAAACTTACGTCGGCTTAAGAACGcgcttggtttttttttaccacCGCCTCAAGAAGAGTACCTTTATGTTAAGCTATTCGTTTCAAACAAGTAGAAGAATTTATATATACCATGATGCCTTTAGCGCCTCTTCTGCCTCGTCTTCCAGAAGCTCCTTTATCTCCCTTTTCGCCTTGAGCCCCCGGATAGCCCGTCGGTCCTTGAGGGCCCGTAGCTCCCTTTTCTCCAGCCGGGCCAACGGAACCTGTTTCTCCTCTGGGTCCCTCTGTACCCTGCATTTTAAGattgtgttttaatttgtaGCAGTTTTATATAactcaatctcacctgatggtaagtgaagatgCGGCctatggtgatacacgcttatcTAGCTAGTTAATGTCAAATTGCCAATTCACACAAATTTTACATCGATTAGTATATTGTAATAAAtcaattatacaaaaaaattggGTTGATTGTTTGTATTGTCGGTACCTTTTGTCCTTCAGGTCCTTCGATACCTGGAGGCCCTGGTTCTCCGGGTGGACCACGCTCGCCTTTTAGGCCCATTTCTCCCTTTTCTCCCTCGATTCCTTGAAAAACATAAAGTATTTATATCAATATCTTTTCTTCTAATCAATATCTTCTTTTTTAGTGTTTGTACTTTATATCAAATATCTGCAATACCTCTAATTCCTTTATCACCCTTATCTCCAGGGACTCCTCGTGGCCCATCGTCTCCCTTCAATCCGCGTGGCCCAGGAAATCCCAGCATACCCTTTAAGATAATATCACATTTGAATTAATATACTAGTTCATTCAAGATAAAATgatcataattttatattatgtgtaacCTGTTGTCCTTGTGGCCCGACTTCTCCTGGAGAACCTTGTTGTCCTGGATTTCCAGGTGTTCCCGGAGAGCCTTCTGGTCCTGGTAAGCCTGATATTCCTTGTTTACCTTGAGGACCctgttaaaaatatatcattaaAAAGTTAGGATCTTTTCAATGATTTAATTGGGTTGATAATACATACTGATTGGCCTTAGAGACTGTTTTCTTTCTATACCTGTATGCCCGGCACACCTGTAGGTCCTTGTGGTCCCGTAGACCCAGGAGGCCCCATAGGTCCAGGTTGTCCTTGCGGTCCTGAAGGCCCAGGTTGCCCAGAAGCACCTTTGGCACCTTGTGGTCCTTCGTTACCCGGCAATCCCGGATATCCAATCAGCCCAGGAAATCCTCTAGGTCCCATGAACCCCCTTGGTCCCTATAATTAAACTCAACAATTAGGTgccatacttaataaaaaaatatatataatcgaTAATTAGATGTTTCTCTGCCAAAATAGGAAGAAATATAACAATAGACAACAGTTATAGAAGTATAATTATACACATATAGTATTCGGCaaacacttaaaaaaaataacaattgcaGGTATGTACTTACAAGTTCCCCAACGAGTCCCGGTGGTCCGGGGGGTCCGTCATCTCCTGCAGGTCCATCTTGTCCAGGGGCGCCTGATTCCCCTTGTAGGCCTGTTGCACCTCGCTCTCCTTTGTCTCCGGGCATACCAGGTGGGCCTGGATACCCGGGCTCTCCTTTAAGTCCCGGGGCGCCTGTGGCCCCTCTTTCACCGTCCCTGCCCGCATGACCGCGGCGCCCAACTCGACCTGCTGGACCCTGAGGACCACGCGGTCCTGGTTGACcctaaaatgaaaaaaatcttccctgtaattgtttttatttttattatttgttatccTCTGAGGAACAAATAAAGGTGAATCAATTGTTGTTCTTTTGAAGTAGATGGAtgtaatgttttaatatttaccGGTTCCCCTTGTTCTCCCTGCTCCCCTTTTGGGCCTTCAGATCCTATTTCACCTTCTGGCCCAGGTGGACCTGTTAGACCCATAGGACCCTCGGCACCTCTCATTGCAGCCTGAAtgttaaaatgtaattaattagtaaCATTTTTTATACCTCActtaattgtaattaattacctaaGAAGATATTAAAATACAAACCATATGTTGTGTCATCAACTGACGAAGAGCTTCAGACTGCGCGTCAGGGCCTTTATCATTTCCTGATTGATGTAACTGCGAAACAAAAACAGGATATTGAATACAATAACAATTAGCCCATTGAAAAATAAAGCGAAGAAATAACCATACCGGAACTACGAAAACATGTCCAGGTGCACCAGGAAATCCCTGGAGGCCTTCCGCCCCGGGCCTTCCCGGTTCACCTTTAGGCCCCCTTGGCCCCTGAGGCCCGGGCGGCCCTGGGTATCCGCGGGGTCCCATATACATCCCCGAAGTCCCATAGTCGTAATACGTATCCGTATCGTATATCGAAGCGTTTCCctgaaataattttgtattaattattttttaagacagtaattcaTTTTCCAAATaattaagtagtagtagtattatgtagttaataaatgtaaattatgCGCTGGAAAAAATTGGTCCTAAGTAGGTACGGTACACCCACATACTAGGTTGTTTCTTCTACGTGTAGGTAGATTTATAATACGCGGCATTACGTTTAATAGGCAAAACACATGTGACGCAGTTTCTACATTATAATTCccaaaaaaacgtaaaaaggGTTTTATCTCACGTGAGCTGTGTCTGGAGGGTGCGTGAGCCAATCTGAGTCCTCTGTGGTCGTGATAGGGGTGTAGGACGTCTCTGTGGTTAGGAGCGGAGTAATATCCGCCTCGTCATCGTCCCCACGCTTCAACTGGAACGTTAAATTCGCATCACAAAAAGACAACAAAGAGATTAAGTGTATTGCGAATTTCAAAGTAACATCGTTGGTTTGTGAATATTTCATTTACTATGTAAATTCCCGTGGAACAAGAAAAAGGCTTTTACTTGCTAAAAAGACTAACGGTAAAAGCGCGAGAGAGATAATgggttaaaggtgctcaaaagcaatattaaaaaaatgaatttgaattatgtatTACCCTCGAAGTGGATGATTCAGGCTGCTCAGGAGGGGTCGTCTCTGCGACACTCGGAGGTGTCGTTATTATCTCGTCGGCATCCGTAAAGCTTCCGAAGATACTGTTTTCGTCTGCAAGACATTTAATTCAATATTACCAAAACTTCCACTATTATAATTCTCGATGTTCATCTTGATTGTACGTACGTACACTTACCGGCGTCAGTAGATACTGGGTACGGAGGGTTGACACTGAAGGAGGATGTTACCTGCCACTCTGGTCGGACGGTTGTCAGGTCTCTATTCGCTGCAACCCAGAGGTCAGATCGATTCCGAACTCTATTTCTTCCGAAATGCTGTCTTATTCTATCTTCAGAGTTTAAAGTGTACAGGTCTGTATGTGTAGTGGTAGCTTCATAGTTCCGATGAGTAGAGGCGCGTTCTGTCACGACAGAGTTCCTTTCAGTGTGTTCGGGAGTGTTGTAGTGTGCGGTATTTCTTTCGGCACCAGTATTGACGGACGTTTGTGAAAATCCAGATCCACTAGTAACTGCGGAGTAGGAATATCCTAGTCTTCCACAATCGGGAGCGATTGTATTACACATTTCGTATGCCGTGTCAGGTTTGTTTGAGAACTGTAGCAGTTCGATGTCACCCTGGTTAGAAAAATAtgcattaagtaatttaaaatctGAGAAAACGTTATCGACTACTTAGTAGTTTCCTGGCTAAGTCTTTTTTCATCTCAGATcgataataataactataataataataatatttagattaatatatatgattattatattatttttagtttttgttaaATGCGTGGACATTGGCACACGTGTTTAGAAACCAGCATAGACTACTTATACGAATATCGTGCAATTCTTACAATATTTCTAACATACGGATCTAATTGATAATATCCTTATTTTTTGAAAAggtagaaaataatattttgttgaaatcAATGTTAGAATTTAAATAACGAAGTTAACCTAAACAGAAAGACGGTCTGCATGTTCCCTGCGTGTAAGGTTTGTAGGTAACGAAGGCTCCTGGTTCCGCCGACTTCAGAATTTGgattatgtatgcatgtatacTCTTGCGATAGCTTTTTCTACGACTTCTTCTAAACCTGATTTTAAAAACATCTTCAATATAGTTATGTTACCTCAAAGTACTGGTCCGGCGTGACCTGTGCGCCGACTACGAGCGCCCCAGCGAGGTTGAAGGTGCTACCGGGCTGCCTGTTCAGCGGCAGGGTGCCCCGGACCTGGCAGTCCACCAGCAAGGAGACAGAGTTGCCCTTGATGCTGACAGCCACTCGATGCCAACTGTTACAAATGCAGCATTTGATAAGCACGCGAGTAATCTCGCGAGGTCAGTTGGTCAAACTTTTAGGTCTTTGTAGGTCGATGTGTGTTACTGTTATaaactgtaagtatttatttaattgatcATTTACAgatatgcacattataacaaatTAGACTAAAATGTACTAATGTGTATGCCAATTCAAGTGgacacaacattcatcataagaaaacaacaatacctacataggtacctacaatctATCTTGTTATAAGCGTAACATCTCGCCTAAgaatttataacaataaataataattacacgagTTCGCAGTGTTATCCTGATTATCTTTCTTCTGTTAAAATACAGACACTTAGTTTGAAAATATGCAGCTGTGCAGTACTCGGTCTGTATAAGTTTTTCATACAGTATGCCATCCATCAGAAATGCAAAGAAATGAGAAAAATATATGCCACCCTCACCCTCGTGACAATTCAAAGCAGATGACGCAGTGGGGCTCTCGCCTGAAAGTCAATCTGGAGACATTCATATCTGTCTAATTAAAATGCATAATTTCCAAGTTTAATTAGTTTGAGAAGCTTTTAGGAGCTCATTAAAACGTTAGTAGCCACTTATTTAGTACTTTTCCATAATCATACGCGACCTAATTGGGGCATAATTGAATTGAAACATCCACTGAGAGCATTGACGATTATTGAGTGTCTATCACGGTTGCGGATCTGATAGCCAATACATACAGAAGGGGATCGAACGGAAATGTCATCAGTGGATTCGACATTGACGCGGGCAATAGTACTTGAGGCAAACGATTAATCGACTGTTGTTGACCGAATCCTTTATAAATCGACTTGTAGAGTTGTAGCTGAGAACTCTCGCGAATCGGCGATTTCGTGTCGGAATGTCGATTTCGTTCGAGGGCACTTAAAAggtaacaacatttttaaatttgtaattTTGGACCAAACGTTGTTTACGTTATAGGAAATTAAAGCCACTAGGTGTTATTGACCTGTGACAGATTTCGTTTAGAGGTTAAAAGGGAGTAATCATGTTGGCAAAAAGCTCTTACCTACTAACCTTTGCGTATCACATTTTAAATTGTCTAATGACTTTTATCTTCGGTAAATTATATTGTACTtgcttctctctctctatttaagagctgcgctcttgtcggtggagtaaccgccattcctctcttctttccgccaaaaccttcacctcccgatacgacacgacctgcaccttctcttttatttgtacttgcttaatataaataaaatctacgattgaagactacttaattacatcaCGTCGTTAGCGTTATATAGTGAACTATCATAATAGCcaagttataatataatacatgaGCCGAATATTACGTAATCTTAGGCATCACTAATGGTTTTTATGTCCACTCATGTCAATGAACTTGTGATtgacttaattatatttatgtgtcTTTGTCTTCTTTAATTGAGCTAATGTCAAAGAATAAGAAATTATGGGGTTTGTAATGGTCTCTCCAGTGTAAGTATAGGTATTTTCATTTATAGTATTCGATGTTGGGAATCATCCTCCGACAACCCTTTGAGCAGACGTTCATCGCGGTTCACAACAATTTATCCTGAACGGACTCTACAAGTTTGTATAACTTTTCACGGACAGATGGTCTCAAAGATGGGCGTAAGTCACGAGAAATTAAATGTTGTTAAAGCCAGCTGCCAGCTtagaaacataaataatatgGTTCTTGGAATTTCTGACCCACTCGCTGTCCACAGGCGTCGGGTCACCCGGGTGTCTTTGCAGTAAAACTCCACCAATTTCCCCACCACCAGCTGTAGTTGTATGTATGCATTACTTACTGCCCGTCGCCAATGCTGACTCGGAAGGTGAGCAGCTCGTTGTCGGGGGGGTCACCCCGGGTGTCCTCGTAGTACAACTCCACCAGCTCCCCCACAACCAGTTGCAGCTGCTCGTCCCCCGCGTCCGAGTACAGCACGAACAGCGGGTTCTGGTCGGTCTCTGTTGAACAGCTTTGCATTACAGTTTAACATAGATTAGTATCCACTACGAGGTCAATGAAAGTTGAtccactgacatcctataaaaatataatatagtatagCTTGTACTGTGTCGTTAAACtccgtcgcttgtgacaagatggcGCATCTTGTGCGAACACTttatttacagagattggttgtctatctGCTAGACCACGTCTTTATTAGTATCACATCATTTATATAGGTAGTTAGTACACGTATTGTAGGCTGATAAACATTCGCGAAGTCGTGTAAAAACTGACCAATGTGCTGGGCGACTGGGAGTACTGCGATTTCCTATGACTTTATAATGactatttgtatttattagtaagtaatcgATCGTCGACATCtagatattttttacaaaacaacaatgtaagtacctacgtatttacttagaattgtaataataaatgagaAACAATTGACGTTAAATAAGTGCTTATCATTAGATTCTTAAAGTCTTTCGGGGTTAGTACACGTAGACTTAAACTTAGATTAAAGTTAGGCTTAAAAGTCTCTAGAGGTCGGTCTTAAGGACCATGGCTAAATATACGACTTCATTCACCAACGCGTATGTGCCAATCGATTAGAGTCTAATCGAAAATTAAAGGTTATCTAGCAACACAATATACTTAATCAAATGTAATTGATTTGATGATTAAAAATTAGTTTCTCTTGCGTAATCTTTGGTTTTCCATTTCACAATACTTTTTCAAATTTGTATTCGTATACCTAGTTATAGATCTAAAATACTTACAACTTATGATCACATTTTTAAGGTTCTCTCTACATCTGCAGCAATTTCCGCCTCCATCAATTGACCAACAGGAAAGTGTTATCGACAAATTTCCCGGAAATTGATTCcggaaaaacataaaaatatttccttACCTTCCCAATTCTGTCAGGGAAACTGCAGTTGGAAACATTTCAACTCGCCTTATTCTAGAATTTCTCGAACTACTTATAACGACAGAGCAAATTGGGCAGGAGAGGACCGGTCTCAGAGCAGAACATTTCTAATCCTTTAagctattttagaattgatctAAGTACATTTATGCGGTAGGTATGGACCCTAACTTGACTAGTGTAGTTCCACTTCGAACTTCGAGATTAGAGACTTTAAGCCCTCAATGTGTAGAGCTAACCCTCTCTCCAAAAGCCAGCCTGCATTTGACCTACATTTGGACTGTTTTATTTAGGTCGCAACACAATTTGGATTTATTGACACGCGAAAAGAAAATAACATCGGGAATGAAAGAGTTGCGATTGACAACAACTTTCAAATGATGTCCCTGAAAGTTTCCGGATTGGATTTAGTAAACTGTTTGGATAGTAGAGTGCTTTTGTTTAGTTATATGTAAATTTTGGGTgggttttttatttatgatagaGTAGTGTTTGACCACATCTTCACGTGGTGGTAAGTGATGTGATAAGGTG from Pectinophora gossypiella chromosome 3, ilPecGoss1.1, whole genome shotgun sequence encodes:
- the LOC126381616 gene encoding collagen alpha-1(I) chain-like, translated to MALQMRGRFLLVLFCVLGGGTGNDNVELFDALSPLRERWPVTGVTRTRGRCQGAATAPAHYSAYTLNENATVHQLAAGMFYNTFPEDFSIMTVVRLPETDQNPLFVLYSDAGDEQLQLVVGELVELYYEDTRGDPPDNELLTFRVSIGDGHWHRVAVSIKGNSVSLLVDCQVRGTLPLNRQPGSTFNLAGALVVGAQVTPDQYFEGDIELLQFSNKPDTAYEMCNTIAPDCGRLGYSYSAVTSGSGFSQTSVNTGAERNTAHYNTPEHTERNSVVTERASTHRNYEATTTHTDLYTLNSEDRIRQHFGRNRVRNRSDLWVAANRDLTTVRPEWQVTSSFSVNPPYPVSTDAGKYENSIFGSFTDADEIITTPPSVAETTPPEQPESSTSRLKRGDDDEADITPLLTTETSYTPITTTEDSDWLTHPPDTAHGNASIYDTDTYYDYGTSGMYMGPRGYPGPPGPQGPRGPKGEPGRPGAEGLQGFPGAPGHVFVVPLHQSGNDKGPDAQSEALRQLMTQHMAAMRGAEGPMGLTGPPGPEGEIGSEGPKGEQGEQGEPGQPGPRGPQGPAGRVGRRGHAGRDGERGATGAPGLKGEPGYPGPPGMPGDKGERGATGLQGESGAPGQDGPAGDDGPPGPPGLVGELGPRGFMGPRGFPGLIGYPGLPGNEGPQGAKGASGQPGPSGPQGQPGPMGPPGSTGPQGPTGVPGIQGPQGKQGISGLPGPEGSPGTPGNPGQQGSPGEVGPQGQQGMLGFPGPRGLKGDDGPRGVPGDKGDKGIRGIEGEKGEMGLKGERGPPGEPGPPGIEGPEGQKGTEGPRGETGSVGPAGEKGATGPQGPTGYPGAQGEKGDKGASGRRGRRGAKGIMGLPGSPGDRGEGGPRGYRGPRGRRGSDGAPGPKGDTGQPGSPGPIGERGPQGIEGVRGFPGAIGPPGSDGKAGLPGPPGERGPTGEPGAVGLAGPLGPIGPQGPSGEPGPPGPQGSSGIPGTPGEIGAPGEVGKEGPPGPPGPEGKPGPVGSPGPQGNRGEPGLPGAPGTPGTKGDFGPPGPPGLRGEKGEQGETGSEGPQGPQGRVGPRGSPGPGGQKGEFGEPGPPGPIGRDGLPGPRGLAGAPGPVGPPGEDGDKGEAGPPGEKGFKGAAGEPGPPGSTGIQGLRGESGPVGLPGEKGPQGDPGPPGHPGADGVRGPPGPKGPIGLQGEKGQQGTKGETGDVGSIGPPGPTGLTGAPGKRGPKGVPGDTGPRGAEGQRGDIGNPGAPGPPGPQGPEGKLGPRGPVGPKGEDGPPGLQGEPGPRGPKGPEGAKGDAGPAGFPGERGEPGPQGIKGDPGADGPEGSTGPQGPPGATGPPGKAGETGLPGTPGSEGQAGTQGSPGLPGEKGDAGPRGNPGEPGPVGPPGPTGVEGQRGIRGPPGPNGDSGAPGATGPPGPNGKIGPPGPPGPRGDKGNRGPKGHIGDTGPMGIKGDQGEIGKQGPPGPAGPPGPKGDVGPPGVAGAKGETGPVGPPGAEGPVGPKGSPGPEGRPGQPGPPGTPGPPGPPAPAPVLPPEMFTSYRRRRSVDENVESTTEDIFDDEEEIEWAREIMNGVVAARTMLDAARRPRGTRANPALSCRDLRTTHTNLTDGFYWIDARGSGAAQPIKVYCKGHHTCLFPDPRDPLAYNIDDHPPKFSQIDNGYRISYEAEGSGFVQLRFLRLLSNGARQNFTYSCINTNAPQRADIPTVTRLNNIKLIGHNGVEFKEPQVVKDECKEGTGEIVLEIKTSRSDRLPITDFQPIAFSEAEHQFAFTVGPVCFT